In the Salmo trutta chromosome 13, fSalTru1.1, whole genome shotgun sequence genome, cagtatatatttcgaaggagtgtggatcatcattatttgggcccatatagattaattagacataTCTGTTTTGGTCCAATAGCCTATTTAAAATAACGATCTCCTTGAGGATCTGTTTGCACAGTTTGCAAAATCGGATCAAAATGTGTATTAATTAGTAtaatcaccccttttgagttCTTCTTTGCCCTGACAATAATATATTCTCcctcccagtcctttttccacccaACCTCATCTATATTGTAGAGGGGTTTCCTTAACATAGATACTATATTCTTTCAGCCAGGTAAAATGGATCATCTTTTTTTATTATATGCTAAGCCTAACattgtaactggctatacttatttccccTCTTACCATAATGATACCAATTGTTTCAATTATACTTACCACAACCAATAGTTGTATACTTACCATTAAAAAGCACCATGATGATTaagtgtccatatagctgtacAATAATATTTGCAACTGTTAAGCATACTGTAAGCTGCAACTTTGTAAACCACCAATTGTCCTAACAGTCCACCCACTAAAACGTCCCCCCATATCTAGGTCTATTGTCACTAAGACCATCTCCCTGACTCGTGACACACCTTTGCGTCCTAAGGCAAACCCTTGGCCGTCAATTGGCGTACACCAGAGGGAAATATCGGCAGTCCCATGAAAACATAATTCAATACTGCCACTAACACATTCAAAGCCCCGTAGGTCTATTgtatatctatgagggtgctttAAGAGAACTaaccaaataacatggaaaacagtcAGAAAATATTAATAGAAATAATAACAGCACAATATTATAAatgaatgctcatatttagaaGGTCCTAGCAAGGCTATAAGCATGGCATCCCAGCCTGCTCAGTTCATTGgatccacattttttttaaagagaaaaCAAcctaaatatacagttgaagttggaagtttacatacaccttcgccaaatacatttaaactcagttttcacaatccctgacatttaatcctagtaaaaattccctgttttaggtcagttaagattaccactttatttttagaatgtgaaatgtcagaataatagttgagagaaggatttatttcagcttttatttcttcatcacattcccagtgggatcCAGAAGTTGACATACctccattagtatttggtagcagtgccctttaattgtttaacttagcccttccacaagcttcccacaataaattgggtgaattttggcccattccctcctgacagagctggtgtaacagtcaggtgTTGTAGGCTTCCTttcttgcacatgctttttccagttctgcccacacattttctataggttgagtcagggctttgtgattggccactccaatacctacttgtgttgtccttaagccattttgcccaactttggaagtatgcttgggtgtccttgttcatttggaagacccatttgccaccaagctttaacttccgcgatttgatgtcttgagatgtgtgctcaatatatccacataattttcctgtctcaatgatgccatctattttgtgaagtgcaccagtccctcctgcagcaaagcacccccacaacatgatgctgccacccctgggcttcacggttgggatggtgttcttcggcttgcaagcctcccctttttcctccaaacataacaatggtcattatggccaaacagttctatttttgtttcatcagagcagaggacatttctccaaaaagagagaaaagatctttgtccccatgtgcagttgcaaacggtagtctggcgggtttttggagcagtggcttctttccttgctgagcggcctttcaggttatgttgatatagggctcgttttactgtggatatagatactttgtacctgtttcctccagcatcttcacaaggtcctttgctgttgttctgggattgatttgcacttttccgcaccaaagtacgttcatctctaggagacagaacgcgtcttcttcctgagcggtatgacggctgcgtgtcccatgctgtttatacttgcatactattgtttgtacagatgaagctGGTACCTTCagggcgtttggaaattgctcccaaggatgaaaccagacttgtggaggtctacaaattattGTTCTGaagtcttgactgatttcttcgATTTTCCCAtgagtcaagcaaagaggcactgagtttgaaggttggccttgaaatacatccacagatacacctccaatcgcacaaatgatgtcaattagcctatcagaagcttctaaagccatgacataattttctggaatttacaagctgtttaaaaggcacagtcaacttagtggcatgttaacttctgacccactggaattgtgatacagtgaattgtaagtgaaataatatgtctgtaaacaattgtttggaaaatgacttgtgtcatgcacaaagtagatgtcctaaccgacttgccaaaactatagtttgttaacaagacatttgtggaatggttgaaaaacaagttttaatgactccaacctaagtgtatgtgaagttccgacttcaactgtatatcggaAGACCAGTtctttatgtccattacatgctAGACAATATATGTTTTATTCTGAGAAAAAAGCAACATTGATTTCAACGGCTGCCATTAAACATTTGTCTTAGCATTACACTATCCATAAAGGAATACCTAGGTTTAACTTACAAGCAATActttttgctaggactgtctgggagggaTCTAAGTGGGGGAGGGGAAAAtcgaaaactagctgttattgcagAGAGGGTTTGGAACTACCATTCTTATTGATCTATTAActaatatacagtggcttgcttattcaccccccttggcatttttcctattttattgccttataacctggaattaaaatagatttttttgggggttgtatcatttgatttacacaacatgcctaccactttgaagatgcaaaatattttttattgtgaaacaaacaagaaataagacaaaagaaTGGAAAACttcagcgtgcataactattcacctgcccttaaagtcaatactttgtagagccacctattGCAACAAttatagctgcaagtctcttggggtatgtctctataagcttggcacatctagccaccaggatttttgcccattattcaaggcaaaacttctccagctccttcaagttggatgggttccactggtgtagcagcaatctttaagtcataccacagattctcaattggattgaggtctgggctttactaggccattccaatacatttaaatgtttccccttaaaccactctaGTGTTGCTTTagagcagtatgcttagggtcattgggggtcagcatgatgctgcctatACCaggcttcactgtggggatgatgtttctcggggtgatgagaggtgttgggtttgccccAGATATAGCATTTTCcttatggccaaaaagctacattttattctcatctgaccagagtactttcttccatatgtttggggagtctcccacatgccttttggtgaacaccaacgttttccttatttttttctttaagcaatggctctttttggccactcttccataagcCCATCTCTATGGAGTGTAATGGCTTAAagtgatcctatggacagatactccaatctccgctgtggagctttgcagctccttcatggTTAtcgttggtctctttgttgcctctgattaatgccctccttgcctgggtctgttgagttttggtgggcggccctctcttggcaggatttgttgtggtgccatattcttaaaaATGTGtattaatggatttaatggtgctctgtgggatgttcaaaagtttcggatatttttttataacccaaccctgatctgtacttctccacaactttgtccccgacctgttggagagctccttggtcttcatggtgccgcttgcttggtggtgcctcttgcttagtggtgttgcagactctggggcctttcagaacaggtgtgtgtatatatactgagatcatgtgacagatcatgtgacacttagattggcacacaggtggactttatttaactaattatgtgacttctgaaggtaattggttgcaccagatcttaatTAGGGGCTTCATCGtaaaggggtgaatacatgtacacacaccacttttccgtttttgtattttttgtattttttgaagaagtaatttttttcatttcacttcaccaatttggactatttgtgtatgtccattacatgaaatctaataaaaatccatttaaattacaggtttaatgcaacaaaataggaaaaaacgccaagggggatgaatacttttgcaaggcactgtaccacCTGGTTGTCACCATGGagaccaaaactccatcccaccaaaaccgGCTGAAATTTGACGTGGTCTTTCAACACCTCTTactctaaaagggcattatcataattttcacaatttcacagtattgttccaaacctcatagtgtggaaatatatagaACACACAGGAAAATCTAGTTTTTAACTGAAACCCATGGCCTTTAAGGCTACTTAAATTATCATAATCTGAGAGGGAGCAGGTAGTGGCATGTTAAATGTTCTGTAAACCTGTATCATTGCATTTTAGTTCAGATACGTGGTTGAAATGCATATTTTATGTCTATCGATTATTATTTATAATAATGTCATTAAGGTCTTGGTTTGATTATTTATATCACGTGCCCATGTGACCTTTTTCAGATTCAAAAGAGTGACCATGGAATTTTCCATTTTAGGACAGGCTTGCAGAAAATGAGTTCAAAGGTAGGCTGACACATGAAGCTCTGTAGGCTGAAGTACCCCACCTACCGCCACATAAGTGGCACCTGGCTAGTTAGCACACATAGAGTACACATATTTCTGAAAGGGCAAATCGTGTTTTATCCGTTATATGCTTTACTATGAAGAAATGTCTTCAATAAATATGTAGGAATAATGCAGTTGCGTTTTTGATATTGTACTCTTCTTAGTCACCTTGCACTTAGCCTATTGATTACCTATCAATCAAACACATTTGATAGTAGTAATTGATTGTAATAATGAAACATATTTATATCCTCTACTCACTCCTCCCTGTAACCCTTGTCCAGCTGAATACCAGGCTGAGGGAGTGTGACCAGAGACTGACAGAGGTGCGTAATGAGTACCTTCTGACACTGTCTGCCATCAACCTCATCACCAGTACACTACACTGCAGAGCTGCCTGCCATCATGATGGTAAGACCACTGGCATCTCCTAACGGCTTACGCATGTCTCTCTGGATTCTCATCATGAGGCTGTCATAAGACTGAACACATTGCATAGTCCCCTCAGACGTACCTCCTGTCAGTTATAAAacctccctttgtgtttgggaTGAGTCAGTGCTAGTTGACATCATTTCCTGTCCCATTGTGGTTGTCTTAGCTGTAGAGTGGAGAGCGTAAACTACACAGAAATTAACCCAAATAGGAAATCCTCAAATGTTCCTTTTTGGCTTTTTACCTTGCAAAGTAATCAGGTGAGTCAAAGTTCAGCTCAGTAGAAACCATTCATTTCAGGGGCATTTTCCCCTCAGAACATTCATAACGCAACAATCTTCTTGAAAGTGTCTATCTCTCAATCAAGGGAAATGTCACTCAGTGACTCACTCTTGTAATTCCTGTAACCAATGTAATTCATTATGAATCAGTTGATTCAAATCCCTCAGACTGAAACATTGGAATGACTGAAACATTGGAAAATAAGGAAAGGGCATTTCCTTCTCAAATCACCTCTGATTTGTACTGCATCAGGGCTTTGGCTATAaccccagctctccctctgtcgTTTACCCAACAGAGACTGGACAGTGACCTGTATGAGCAAATCCGAGAACACTTCACTCTCTTGTGCTGCACAGAGATCGACACCTGCCGGTCAACGCATAGTAACTTTAGCAAGATCTGCGAGAACTCCACCAAGGTGAGGCCGTGCGTGGGATCCTCACAGTAAACCCTCCCACAGACAGTAGCCCCACTGTAATACCCAGAGCTGTGACATTCCTCACCTGGGCACCGCTGATGGAGGCCAGACAGACCACTGACTGATGTTCTGTTCTATGGGACGTGAACtagtgtctgtgtcccaaataacaccatattccctatatattgcattgctttggtccaaagtagtgaactatgtaaGAAATAATGTGCCAATGTGGGAGTAATGAGAGTGTTTGTTTGGTTCTCTGATAGGTGTCTAGAGAACAGAACATCCAGATCTTCCTCCAGGAGTTCCCGGTCTTCACCAGAACGCCGGCTTTCACTTCCAGTTGCCCCTAAAGACAAGGTGTGGCTCACTGTGGTACCACTGTTTTGATTACCATGTAAACACCATTATATCACAATTAATATCCACATAGCTGTTTGAATAAAACCCCGATTGAGGTGAAAATGTTGATATTTTCATGTAGTCTTTTGTGTGGAGGTAATCCCAGCTTCACCTCTCCTGTTCTTTCTAAAGGTGTGCATTCTGAAGCAACATAGCTCCAGTGCTGAGGGGGAGAGCTGTTTGGACAAGGAGGCCCGCAAGTGGTCTGCTAAGGCTGCCAAAGACTACAAGATCATCTCACACGGAGATAGGGTGAGTAGTGGGCGAAAGCTCTGTTTACCTCTGGTTCGGGAGCGTGACCTTGTGTAACCTCTGTCTACCTTCCTCATAGGCCCTGCAGATGCTGGACAGGCGTTTCAAACTGCTGTCAGGAGACACAGGAGTCAGTGTGGAACAGAAGATGGTGGAGGTGAAGGAGATGTAGGAAAGCACAGGTTGACTACTACTAGCCCAACGCTACTGTTACTGTTAGCTACTACTAGCCCAACGTAATGTTAATGACCTCACATTAACATTACCCTCCTACTATTCCACCCTACCAGGAAATTGATAAGGCAAGCAGTCATTAACCAGGCTTTATCAGAGTTCCTCTTTGATACGTTGGTGTTATCCTtctttacactcttagaaaaaaggttccaaagggttctttggctgtccccataagataaTCCTTTTGGTTCtggatagaaccctttttggttcccctctgtggaaaggttctacatgaaacccaaaagggttctacttggaaccaaaaatggatcttcaaaggttctcctatggggcaGTGTAGAGGTGGATGTAGTTATTTAATGCTAAGTGTTCTAGGCCTATAGCCATGCCTCTGCAGATGCAGGATGCTTTCTACTAGAGCCTTTGTAGAGCTAACGGCAGggctctctcctccactctgccTGGCCCATTGATGAGCCAGGTGGATGCCCTTTATCTGGATCTGAATGGAATGTGTGTCACTGCCTACTTCCTACTTCCCACAAGGACAAATGCAAATGCTGCTGGCACCGTGAGTCAGTTGGAACTGTTCATTCAACCCACCACCTCCTCCTGCTTTATTCGTTGTCTTGGGCTCAGAGTAAGCGTTATGTGATGTAATCAAGCTTTTGTATTGGCCTGGAAAACCATGTTTCTTACTTACAAGAAAGAAGTTGGGTTTAGGAAACATTATGCAGCCAATATGTTGTTAATGACTGCTAATATGACCTAGTATGATGCTACTGCCAACCCCAATGTCCTTGCTGACTACAACGCTTATTTTGCTGTGCTGTTTAATGAATATTATTAGTATTATGGCTTATTAATATGTAGTATGTTTAAGTTAATGTGTGAGGTGTTACAGTGTCTGAGGTGTTACAGTGTCTGAGGTGTTACAGGTGGGAAGTGTTACAGCGTGTGAGGTGTTACAGCGTGTGAGGTGTTACAGCGTGTGAGGTTTACAGTGTGTGAAGTGTTAGTGTCTGAGGTGTTACATTGAGTTGTGGCTGTAAAGGGATGACATTGAGGAAAAGTAATCTGGTACAAGGTACCTATGAGAGACGTGTGGGAGGGGTGACGGTGGTAgtaagtggtgtgtgtgtccagtgagccGGTGAAGGCGGAGTCCAGGCTGGCGCTGCTGGCGTCGGCGGGGGTGGACGTGGAGCCATGGGTGAGCAGTGCTATGACCCAGGCAGACGAGGAGCTGGAGAGGGACAGGAGGCTGAGCGAGGCGCGCATGTCCAACGGATATCTCCGAGGACGAGTTTGAGTTCACAGACTTCGACGACTACGATGAAGATGGTGACACTTTCATCGATTCAACTTCCTGCTCGTGCCGTGTGGATACCCCTTGGCTTGTATGGTTCTCTACAGCTATCAGGTGACAATATCAGGACTTAACATTGTAGAAATGTCACATTACAGGAATGGGATTTTCCTCTCAGATGTTATAGTGTGTAATTTGCTGGCCAATCTTCCTGCAGGCCTGCCAAGGAGACGACTGTCATCACAGAGGGAGAAGAGCTTCAAGTGATAGAGGATGGAGACATGGAGGACTGGCTGAAGGTAAATGAGGACAGATTTCCCTTTGCCTGcgtcccaatggcaccctattccatatttaggctccataggctctggtcaaaagcagtgaactatgtaggaatagggtgccatttgggatgcaactttTGTCTCATGGAACAGTGCTATTACTGTAGCAGGCAGTTGTTCCCACGCATTTGCCCACTCTACCAAATGTCTGCGGTCTCCTCACTTCCTTGTTTCTACTAAGCACAGAGTAAACAAACTGCTGGTCTTCCTGTTTGAGAAGAGAGGCATTATGTCGCTTCAACTTCATCTTTACTGATCCGTAACAGTTGTGAAAAATAACGGGTCAATTGCAACCAACATTAAGCACTGTCAACATGAGGCGAGCGCTCTGTAAACCATTAATAATCCCACACAGTTGATCTCAACTGCAAACACTATTGGCCACCATGTTACCGCTCCCTAAAAGTGTTAACTTTAAGTCCTGGTTACTGCCAACATTTTTCAAGAATATTAGCCAACTGGTGGGTATTATCTTCAGAAAAATTAAACCTTCTATTTGAGCAGACTAAGCACAGATTTGACTATTTAACAATCATTCCTCTTTTACAGTGACAATTTAACATTCACATTTTATCGTAAGATAAAGTTCCTGAACTATCCACATTCTAAATTGGTAACTAAATCAAGCCATCATGATTGAGTTAATATAATATATGTTTTCATAAAATTATAGTCTAATCAAGGATACTAAATGTAAAATTACAAATTATATTATAATGTAGCCCAAACATAGATAATATAATGTATTGTACTTCTACAgtacccctgtgcacaaagcgaggttcgtatagaaatggtttgacgagatggtgtggaagaacttgactggccttggGGGAAGGCCACTTTGTGCACAGGGTTatttatgctgaaacaggaaaggccttTCCCCAagctgttaccacaaagttggaagcacagaatcgtctagaatgtcactgtatgctgtaggattaagatttcccttcactggaactgaggggtctagccagaaccatgaaaaacagccccagaccattattcctcctccaccaaactttacagttagcaccatgcattgaggcaggtagcgttttcctggcatgcgccaaacccagattcgtccggcggactgccagatgatgaagcgtgatttatcactccagagaatgcatttccactgctccagagtccaatggcagctagctttacaccactccagccggccCTTGGCATTGTGcaaggtgatcttaggcttgtgtgcggctacttcgccatggaaacccatttcatgaagctcctgatgaacagttcttgtgctaacgttgcttccagaggcggtTTGGAACTCGCTAGTGtatgttgcaaccaaggacagatgatttttacgtgctacgtgcttaaaaacctgtctgggctaggggggcagtattgagaattttggaaaaatatgttcccatttttaactgcctcctacaccaactcagaagctagatatgcatattattgttcaggtttggatagaaaacactctgaattttctaaaactgtttgaatggtgtctgtgagtataacagaactcctatggcaggcaaaaacctgacaagggtttcaagcaggaagtaccctgtctgacaaggagtccgtgcgtcttacctctttttattgaaaagtaaggatcttagctgtaacgtgacaattcccagggctccgataggctctcagagcccgggaaatacctgaaggtttacgagggagcctcaggctgaaacatattat is a window encoding:
- the LOC115205458 gene encoding F-BAR and double SH3 domains protein 1-like → MSKSENTSLSCAAQRSTPAGQRIVTLARSARTPPRCLENRTSRSSSRSSRSSPERRLSLPVAPKDKVCILKQHSSSAEGESCLDKEARKWSAKAAKDYKIISHGDRALQMLDRRFKLLSGDTGVSVEQKMVEVKEM